From Mycobacteriales bacterium:
CCACCCGGTGCCTGCCGGGACCGTCCGGCCGGCGGCGGGGCTGCGGGTGGTCGACTTCAGCGCGCTCTGGGCCGGCCCGCTCTGCGCCCACCTGCTCGGTCTCGGGGGCGCGGACGTGATCAAGGTGGAGACACCGGACCGCCCGGACGGCGCCCGGGCCGGCCACCCCGGCTTCTACCGGCTGCTGCACGCCGGGCACCGGTCGGTCGTCCTCGATCCTCGTACGCCGCGGGACCGGGCTGCGCTCGCCGCGCTCGTCTCCGGGGCGGACGTCGTCATCGAGGCGTCCCGGCCGCGCGCGCTCGCCGGCTGGGGCCTCGGACCGGCGATGACCACGGCGACCTGGGTTTCGATCACCGCGGCCGGCCGGGCCTCGCCGCGGGTCGGCTTCGGCGACGACGTGGCCGCCGGGGCCGGGCTGGTCGCGGACGACGGCAGCGGGCCGGTGTTCTGCGGCGACGCCCTCGCCGACCCGCTGACCGGACTGGCCGCCGCCGCCCAGGCGCTCACCAGCCCACCCGGCACGCTGCTGGACGTGGCGATGGCCGCCGTCGTCGCCGGAACCCTGGACGGCACGGCATCGACGGTCGCGACCCGGGCAGCGCCCCCGCGGACCCGGACCCCGCCCGGCCCGGCCC
This genomic window contains:
- a CDS encoding CoA transferase — protein: MSGRPLLPRGRFADWLESGVVALTGRPDGPPLVPPGRAASVARELAAVLARAAGIDVDGAALLAERAAFTGGVRRGVVSVGGACRLLPTADGWAAVSYARPDDRQLLAALIGADLDGDVWEPVAAWLRERPGTELAERAALLGLPANPVSPGAGDHPVPAGTVRPAAGLRVVDFSALWAGPLCAHLLGLGGADVIKVETPDRPDGARAGHPGFYRLLHAGHRSVVLDPRTPRDRAALAALVSGADVVIEASRPRALAGWGLGPAMTTATWVSITAAGRASPRVGFGDDVAAGAGLVADDGSGPVFCGDALADPLTGLAAAAQALTSPPGTLLDVAMAAVVAGTLDGTASTVATRAAPPRTRTPPGPAPETGADTDAVLREL